The window GTCAACTCAGTCCTAGCACAACGAGCGGCTGAGGAGTTTCAACCCCCGCGTGTATTAGCCGTATTTCCTCGCGACCCTCAGGGTAATGCTCCAACGACCCAAGGCAAGGTCAGTCAGGCGTTTATCCCCCAACTTCCGATCAAGGTCTGGAATCAGTACCTAAGTGAGGGGCAAGTCAAGTTGGGCAAAACGGCATTAAAAGAACCCGGATTTGCGTTTCAGCGGGCACATTTACAAGCCTTAATTCGGTCTGGCGAACTTTTGCCCTTATTGGTGGAACGGGGGGAATCGAGTTTTCAAATTGTTCCAGCAACCGATAATTGGCAACCTGGTGATCAAATCATTTACCTACTGCACGACCCCAGACCAAAACTGTTGAAGCGCTTATCCGGTGCTAGTGCCTCCTCTCGTCTGGCACTCGAAAAATTGCCCGAAGTCGAGGAAGTGCCTATTTCGGCTTCCGTTTCGGGAATGGGGATGGCCTCAAAGGGACAGCGGGAAGCGATCGCAGAAATTGTCAAACCGTCTCAACAGGAAGTTCTACAACCGCCAGCACAAGGATTGTAGCTTGAAGCGAGGAAGTCCTATTGGCTGGAGAGATGATGCTCAATCACGGTATTCAAGAACATCTGCAAAAAAGCCCGGTAAAATAACAGTCGGTAATGGTCTTTTGGATTTTAGATTGTGGATAGACAGTTCAAAACAGGTCATGATCGATCCGTATTCATCAAACTTAACCAGTGAATCCCGTACCCGTTGGCACACTCTACGGTATAAGCGTCGGACCGGGCGATCCGGAACTGATCACCCTCAAAGGACTGCGTCTGTTAAAGCAATCACCTGTATTGGCTTTTCCTGAGGGTATTCAAGGTAAGCCAGGAGTGGCTCAACAAATTGTCGCTCCATGGCTGGGAAGGGATCAAGTGCAACTCGCCTTGGCCTTTCCTTATGTGCAGGATATGGAGACTCTGACTCAAGCGTGGCAAATTGCAGCGAAGCAGGTTTGGCATTATCTCCAGTTCGGTCAAGATGTGGCGTTTGTGTGTGAAGGAGATGTCAGTTTTTATAGCACCTTTACTTATTTAGCCCAGACGCTGCAACAGCTACATCCTGAAAGTAGGGTGCAGACGGTACCCGGAGTGTGTTCGCCCATGGCGGCAGCGTCAGTTTTAGGCATACCCTTAACCGTGAGGCAAGAGCGCCTGGTTGTACTCCCGGCTCTTTATAATGTGGGGGAACTGGAAACAATTTTAGACTGGGCAGATGTCGTGGTACTTATGAAAGTCAGTTCAGTCTACCCGGAGGTGTGGGAAGTCCTACGGCGGCATCAGCTATTGGATCATGCTTGTGTGGTAGAACGAGCCACCCTACCAGAGCAAGTGATTTATGCAGATTTACGCGATCGCCCCACCTTGAAATTGCCCTACTTTTCTCTACTGATCGTAAAAGTTTCTCAATCGCGTCACTAAAGGTGTAGTCTTTGTTTTGTAGCAATACAACTCAAAAACACGGGACTTAATCGCGCTCTTAAAAGAAGCCGTACTCGACTATCATTAAAAGTCAAACTCGTTATTCTTGGCGGATACTGCTGTAAACGGATTGAACTAACAAACTGTCTGCAATGACCCAGCGGAGTGAACTGTAACTGCTATGTCTTACGCATCTTCTTCCAAAAGCTTCCCGGACTTCCTCAAAACTTTACCCCATAAGTTGAGTCAGCCAACAGCTATTGCTGTTATCGCTTCTGTCGGTATTCATGCCGCTCTAGGATTCTCTTTACCTTACTTTTCAACTTCTTCCCAGGAAAAGCCCAAGCCGATCCGGAATGTCCAACTGCTGGAATTAAAACCAGAAGAATTGAGCCGTGTCCCTCCGTCTCCTCTACCTTTAGATCCCCTATC of the Allocoleopsis franciscana PCC 7113 genome contains:
- a CDS encoding precorrin-2 C(20)-methyltransferase — encoded protein: MNPVPVGTLYGISVGPGDPELITLKGLRLLKQSPVLAFPEGIQGKPGVAQQIVAPWLGRDQVQLALAFPYVQDMETLTQAWQIAAKQVWHYLQFGQDVAFVCEGDVSFYSTFTYLAQTLQQLHPESRVQTVPGVCSPMAAASVLGIPLTVRQERLVVLPALYNVGELETILDWADVVVLMKVSSVYPEVWEVLRRHQLLDHACVVERATLPEQVIYADLRDRPTLKLPYFSLLIVKVSQSRH